In the genome of Meles meles chromosome 4, mMelMel3.1 paternal haplotype, whole genome shotgun sequence, one region contains:
- the LOC123940137 gene encoding 40S ribosomal protein S6-like has translation MKLNISFPATGCQKLIEMDDEHKLRTFYEKRMATEVAADALGEEWKGYVVRISGGNDKQGFPMKQGVLTHGRVHLRLSKGHSCYRPRRTGERKRKSVRGCIVDANLSVLNLVTVKKGEKDIPGLTDTTVPRRLGPKRASGIRKLFNLSKEDDVRQYVVRKPLNKEGKKPRTKAPKIQHLVTPRVLQHKRRRIALKKQRTKKNKEEAAEYAKLLAKRMKEAKEKCQEQIAKRRRLSSLRASTSKSESSQK, from the coding sequence ATGAAGCTAAACATCTCTTTCCCAGCTACTGGCTGCCAGAAACTCATTGAAATGGACGATGAACACAAACTTCGTACCTTTTATGAGAAGCGTATGGCCACAGAAGTTGCTGCTGACGCCCTCGGTGAAGAATGGAAGGGTTATGTGGTCCGAATCAGTGGTGGCAATGACAAACAAGGCTTCCCCATGAAGCAGGGTGTCTTGACCCACGGCCGTGTCCACCTGCGGCTGAGTAAGGGGCATTCCTGCTACAGACCAAGGAGGACGGGAGAGAGAAAGCGCAAATCTGTTCGGGGTTGCATTGTGGATGCCAATCTCAGTGTTCTCAACTTGGTCACTGtaaagaaaggggagaaggataTTCCTGGACTCACTGATACTACTGTGCCTCGACGCCTGGGGCCCAAAAGAGCCAGCGGAATCCGCAAACTCTTCAATCTCTCTAAAGAAGATGATGTCCGCCAGTATGTTGTGAGAAAGCCCTTAAATAAAGAAGGTAAGAAACCTAGAACCAAAGCGCCCAAGATACAGCATCTTGTTACTCCACGTGTCCTCCAACACAAACGTCGGCGTATTGCTTTGAAGAAACAGCGCACtaagaaaaacaaggaagaggCTGCAGAATATGCTAAACTTTTGGCCAAGAGAATGAAGGAGGCCAAAGAAAAATGCCAGGAACAGATTGCCAAGAGACGGAGGCTGTCCTCTCTGAGAGCTTCTACCTCTAAGTCTGAGTCCAGTCAAAAATGA